The Drechmeria coniospora strain ARSEF 6962 chromosome 02, whole genome shotgun sequence genome has a segment encoding these proteins:
- a CDS encoding Fungal specific transcription factor, whose protein sequence is MTTAAAAVEPVDGTSVDAETDSPVAENNRPACTECQRRKQKRRKVADECRYNDSNPPPMATASDDAPSQEPQIQDQAKAGTGDWRDAPPSISAGRSDASCPSEDDTPWFDVLASARVFSKLGLEPSRKPSKVAPKEDFAAAGSSPQMDRVLQLLPQRQQMDKLMKLFVKDVNYHYYIIFPQDLFYEYHIWWERRMKNKPVTLQFTCLLAMICSCCIQHADNEMQHELQQISGLDSDTLSEQLHSAVRELASVIPIGHYHIFNVQRLLQSCYWYKAEASFLEAWQVLSAAILEAKELEFHKEPPPGSESEHDCEMRRRLWCILDTWDWQISSGLSRPKIIDRADCDAALPSLTLETFPGNPPSPLLHMKMQSELTRRLADRFSAPKNIINTAEVREYQSLIEDWVRQFPRVYDVENPDTSKDDVSVWVVSHRYYLYTMACLLILNPIRHYMVKSYTWESPPEELEVRQVGVDYSLKLMDTMRSWVDRIDNRDGRLHFIIFSIFDTAAILCTAIIKDHEHTLQRKDAILASISDGVAMLERLNSISKTSKTSYDLLQSLAQRLPQSIDTRPKMRRKKVKTSSVITSKPAPPSMPPLPQVPPPVVDTPAAMPPAHVQPPAVVDATATSAGPDFAQGSTVSLPVPRLIYERNLATAADARKDNNTYAGYSTCLEGNHPDMDLLSSAMAGDGVHGFSQPVVYGSTGFPPPPVDDEPPNFELETVTQDQLGGLAPLWSWHSENLGIGCMPAPASAPVSDTSVNAVQQQQAPDPISHPQHYQQMHGYPQSQSHA, encoded by the exons ATGACgacagccgccgccgccgttgagcCTGTGGACGGTACATCGGTTGATGCAGAGACAGATTCTCCCGTTGCCGAGAACAACCGCCCCGCGTGTACCGAGTGTCAGCGGCGGAAGCAAAAG CGTCGGAAGGTTGCCGACGAATGTCGGTACAACGACTCGAACCCCccgcccatggcgacggcatccgacgacgccccgAGCCAGGAGCCCCAGATACAAGACCAGGCCAAGGCTGGAACGGGCGACTGGCGCGATGCTCCTCCTTCGATTAGTGCTGGCCGATCTGATGCATCCTGCCCTTCCGAGGACGACACCCCATGGTTCGACGTCCTGGCCTCGGCTCGTGTCTTCAGCAAACTTGGACTGGAGCCATCG CGTAAGCCTTCCAAGGTGGCACCGAAGGAGGATTTTGCCGCGGCGGGGTCCTCGCCCCAGATGGACCGCGTCCTGCAACTGCTCCCGCAGCGTCAACAAATGG ACAAACTCATGAAACTGTTCGTCAAAGATGTCAACTATCACTACTACATCATTTTCCCCCAGGACCTCTTTTACGAGTATCACATCTGGTGGGAGAGGCGAATGAAGAACAAGCCTGTCACCCTCCAGTTTACGTGCCTCCTCGCCATGATCTGTTCTTGCTGTATTCAACACGCCGATAATGAAATGCAGCATGAGCTGCAGCAAATCTCAGGCCTCGACTCGGACACCCTGTCGGAGCAGCTACACAGCGCCGTCAGAGAGCTCGCTAGCGTCATTCCCATCGGTCACTATCATATTTTCAACGTGCAGCGTCTGCTCCAATCGTGCTATTGGTACAAGGCCGAGGCTTCCTTCCTCGAGGCATGGCAAGTCCTCAGCGCTGCCATCCTCGAAGCCAAGGAGCTGG AGTTTCACAAGGAACCTCCCCCAGGCAGCGAGTCAGAGCATGATTGTGAAATGCGACGCAGACTATGGTGTATCCTCGACACCTGGGACTG GCAAATCTCCTCTGGCCTCTCTAGACCCAAGATTATCGACCGAGCGGACTGTGATGCTGCGCTTCCTTCATTAACCCTCGAGACATTTCCCGGAAATCCGCCGTCTCCCCTTCTTCACATGAAGATGCAGTCCGAGCTGACGCGACGACTGGCCGACCGATTCAGTGCCCCAAAGAACATCATCAACACCGCAGAGGTACGGGAATACCAAAGTTTGATCGAGGATTGGGTTCGCCAATTTCCCCGGGTGTATGATGTCGAAAACCCGGACACGTCCAAGGATGATGTCTCCGTATGGGTAGTCTCACACAGATACTACCTTTATACGATGGCCTGCTTGTTGATTTTGAATCCCATCAGACATTACATGGTCAAGTCGTACACGTGGGAGTCGCCGCCCGAGGAATTGGAAGTCCGTCAAGTAGGCGTCGATTATTCCTTGAAACTTATGGACACTATGCGGAGTTGGGTCGATCGAATTGATAACCGCGATGGCCGGCTGCACTTCATCATATTCTCCATCTTCGATACGGCTGCAATACTGTGCACCGCCATTATCAAGGACCACGAACATACGCTGCAGAGAAAAGATGCAATCCTGGCTTCTATTTCGGATGGTGTCGCCATGCTGGAACGGCTGAACTCAATCTCCAAAACATCGAAGACTTCGTACGATCTGCTTCAGAGTCTGGCACAACGGTTACCGCAAAGCATTGATACTCGTCCGAAGATGCGGCGGAAGAAGGTCAAGACATCAAGTGTGATTACGTCAAAACCAGCACCTCCCTCGATGCCGCCCCTTCCCCAGGTTCCTCCTCCCGTCGTTGATACACCGGCTGCAATGCCGCCAGCTCACGTCCAGCCACCTGCAGTGGTGGATGCAACTGCCACGTCAGCTGGCCCAGATTTCGCCCAAGGTAGCACTGTCTCGTTGCCTGTGCCACGGCTGATCTATGAGAGAAATCTTGCGACGGCCGCTGATGCCCGCAAGGACAATAATACCTACGCGGGCTACTCGACATGCTTGGAAGGCAACCATCCTGACATGGACTTGCTTTCGTCTgccatggccggcgacggggttCATGGCTTCTCTCAACCTGTTGTTTACGGCTCTACCGGCTTCCCGCCTCCTCCGGTGGATGATGAACCGCCAAATTTCGAACTTGAAACCGTCACGCAAGATCAACTCGGAGGACTCGCGCCGTTGTGGAGCTGGCATTCGGAGAATTTGGGCATTGGCTGCATGCCAGCCCCCGCTTCAGCCCCTGTTTCCGATACTTCTGTCAACGCAGTGCAGCAGCAACAGGCTCCGGATCCGATTTCCCACCCTCAGCATTACCAACAGATGCATGGATATCCTCAGTCGCAATCTCATGCGTAG